The Stenotrophomonas maltophilia genome includes a region encoding these proteins:
- a CDS encoding ABC transporter permease: MDIRPILSTLRRHKTAAALIVLEVALTCAIVCNALFLVSQRVEKISMPSGIAESELVMLRVSGIGKQTDAMSRTREDLASLRAIPGVSNVTIINQVPFRNGSSSSSISRVIDQERPTTNASMYTLSENGLATMGINLIAGRDFLPDEYQNFEDVSKGGAKEKAIPVILAQATAAKMEPNGSALGKTYYMGKQSLHVVGIVDTLSTPNGWNDNWTNSMLLPIRVSFDKGGTYVLRTSPERRQEVLDAGAAALERNDPNRLMRDKLTYEDQRKDFFKNDRAMVGLLITVSISLLVVTALGIIGLASFWVQQRSKQIGIRRALGATRGQILRYFQTENFLLASLGIVLGMLAAYAINLALMNLYELPRMPLYYLPLGALLLWILGQIAVFGPARRAAAVPPAVATRGA, encoded by the coding sequence TGGTCAGCCAGCGCGTGGAGAAAATCAGCATGCCCAGCGGTATCGCCGAGAGCGAACTGGTGATGCTGCGCGTCAGTGGCATCGGCAAGCAGACCGACGCCATGTCCCGCACCCGCGAGGACCTGGCATCGCTGCGCGCGATTCCCGGCGTCAGCAACGTCACCATCATCAACCAGGTTCCCTTCCGCAACGGCTCCTCCAGCAGCAGCATCTCGCGGGTGATCGACCAGGAACGGCCGACCACCAACGCTTCGATGTACACCCTGTCCGAGAACGGGCTGGCCACGATGGGCATCAATCTGATCGCCGGCCGCGATTTCCTGCCCGACGAGTACCAGAACTTCGAAGACGTCAGCAAGGGTGGCGCCAAGGAAAAGGCCATCCCGGTCATCCTCGCCCAGGCCACCGCCGCCAAGATGGAGCCCAACGGCAGCGCCCTGGGCAAGACCTACTACATGGGCAAGCAGTCGCTGCATGTGGTCGGCATCGTCGACACGCTCAGCACGCCCAATGGCTGGAATGACAACTGGACCAACTCGATGCTGCTGCCGATCCGGGTCAGCTTCGACAAGGGTGGCACGTACGTGTTGCGCACTTCGCCGGAACGCCGCCAGGAGGTGCTCGATGCCGGTGCCGCCGCGCTGGAGCGCAACGACCCCAACCGCCTGATGCGCGACAAGCTGACCTATGAAGACCAGCGCAAGGACTTCTTCAAGAACGACCGCGCGATGGTCGGCCTGCTGATCACTGTCAGCATCTCGCTGCTGGTGGTCACTGCGCTGGGCATCATCGGCCTGGCCAGCTTCTGGGTGCAGCAGCGCAGCAAGCAGATCGGCATCCGCCGTGCGCTGGGCGCCACCCGCGGGCAGATCCTGCGCTACTTCCAGACCGAGAACTTCCTGCTGGCCTCGCTGGGCATCGTGCTGGGCATGCTGGCGGCGTACGCGATCAACCTGGCCCTGATGAACCTGTACGAGCTGCCGCGCATGCCGCTGTACTACCTGCCGCTGGGTGCGCTGCTGCTGTGGATACTGGGCCAGATTGCGGTGTTCGGTCCGGCACGGCGTGCGGCGGCGGTACCGCCTGCGGTCGCCACGCGGGGCGCGTGA